The Sesamum indicum cultivar Zhongzhi No. 13 linkage group LG6, S_indicum_v1.0, whole genome shotgun sequence genome has a segment encoding these proteins:
- the LOC105165666 gene encoding glutathione gamma-glutamylcysteinyltransferase 1 isoform X1 — protein MAMAGLYRRVLPSPPAIDFASSEGKKLFTEAIHNGTMEGFFKLISYFQTQSEPAYCGLASLSMVLNALAIDPGRKWKGPWRWFDENMLDCCEPLEKVKDKGISFGKVVCLGHCAGANVKAFRTNQSTIDDFRKYVIACSQSDDCHVISSYHRGAFKQTGTGHFSPIGGYHAERDMALILDVARFKYPPHWVPLGLLWEAMDTVDESTGLRRGFMLVSRRQRAPALLYTLSCKHESWITTAKYLMDDVPVLLSSETMKDVKNVLSTVFMSLPFDFAEFIKWVAEIRRKEDGSQGLSEEEKGRLSIKEEVLKLVQETGLYNHVTDILSSQNLVCQPKQAMGHLDSLPSIAASVCCQGAGILTGRSGSSDRFCCRETCVRCYRATNGDKPITVVSGTVVNGNGEQGVDMLVPLSQGEPSCCNSDSCGDSGMHPASNDVLTALLLALPPHTWSGIKDKKLLNEISSLVSTESLPPLLQEEGTTTSIESSYTFSLWMWQILHLRGQLLMLKRCKDNKVSHQVAVGSSQGMDSLHDDPMFLQKLNFCSKQNSYRKSSQVITDCSINKSLFTHAGVFSLGAMRTGKGYSPSAVSMAEIRSTIACPKSASYNMRSMLARYIGIVI, from the exons AAACTCTTTACTGAGGCCATTCACAATGGAACCATGGAAGGTTTCTTCAAGttgatttcttattttcaGACACAATCAGAACCTGCATATTGTGGTTTGGCTAGCCTTTCAATGGTCCTGAATGCCCTTGCTATTGATCCTGGTAGAAAATGGAAAG GGCCTTGGAGATGGTTTGATGAGAATATGTTGGATTGCTGTGAGCCTCTAGAAAAGGTGAAGGATAAAGGTATCTCATTTGGGAAAGTTGTATGCTTGGGGCACTGTGCCGGAGCTAATGTCAAAGCTTTTCGCACAAATCAGAGCACTATAGATGATTTTCGGAAGTATGTCATAGCATGTTCTCAGTCGGATGATTGTCATGTGATCTCTTCATATCATAGAGGAGCTTTTAAGCAG ACTGGAACTGGTCATTTTTCACCTATTGGTGGATATCATGCTGAAAGGGATATGGCACTGATTCTAGATGTTGCAAGGTTTAAATATCCCCCTCACTGGGTTCCACTTGGCCTTCTTTGGGAAGCCATGGATACTGTTGATGAATCAACTGGATTACGCCGGGG GTTCATGCTTGTATCTAGGCGTCAAAGAGCTCCAGCTTTGCTTTATACGCTG AGCTGCAAACATGAGAGTTGGATCACTACTGCAAAATATCTGATGGATGATGTTCCCGTGCTATTAAGTTCAGAAACTATGAAGGATGTCAAGAATGTACTCTCAACCGTTTTCATGTCTCTGCCATTCGATTTTGCAGAGTTCATTAAGTGGGTGGCGGAGATTCGTAGAAAAGAGGATGGCAGTCAAGGTTTAAGcgaagaagaaaagggaagGCTCTCTATCAAG GAGGAGGTGTTGAAACTAGTGCAAGAAACTGGCCTTTACAATCATGTGACTGATATTTTGTCTTCACAAAACCTTGTCTGCCAGCCCAAACAAGCTATGGGTCACCTTGATAGTTTGCCTAGTATTGCTGCTAGTGTATGCTGCCAAGGGGCTGGGATTCTGACAGGGAGATCTGGCTCATCAGATAGGTTTTGCTGCCGAGAGACATGTGTGAGATGTTACAGAGCTACTAATGGGGACAAGCCCATTACGGTAGTATCTGGGACAGTGGTCAATGGTAATGGAGAGCAGGGGGTTGATATGCTAGTCCCTTTATCTCAAGGGGAGCCTAGTTGCTGCAATTCTGACTCATGTGGTGACTCTGGTATGCACCCAGCTAGTAATGACGTCTTGACAGCACTATTACTGGCATTGCCCCCGCACACATGGTCTGGTATCAAAGACAAAAAGCTTTTGAACGAAATATCTAGCTTAGTTTCAACAGAGAGTCTTCCTCCATTACTTCAAGAAGAG GGCACAACCACTTCCATTGAAAGTAGTTACACATTTTCTTTATGGATGTGGCAGATTTTGCATTTGCGAGGTCAGCTACTTATGCTCAagagatgcaaagataacaag GTTTCACATCAAGTAGCAGTAGGTTCCTCCCAGGGCATGGATTCTCTACATGATGACCCAATGTTCCTCCAGAAATTGAATTTCTGTTCAAAGCAAAATTCATATCGGAAAAGTTCTCAGGTTATAACAGATTGTTCAATCAACAAATCGTTATTTACTCATGCTGGAGTCTTCTCTCTAGGAGCCATGAGAACTGGTAAGGGCTATTCACCATCTGCTGTATCGATGGCTGAAATCAGATCTACCATTGCCTGCCCAAAAAGTGCATCCTATAACATGCGGAGTATGTTGGCAAGATATATTGGTATTGTAATTTAA
- the LOC105165666 gene encoding glutathione gamma-glutamylcysteinyltransferase 1 isoform X2, with protein MAMAGLYRRVLPSPPAIDFASSEGKKLFTEAIHNGTMEGFFKLISYFQTQSEPAYCGLASLSMVLNALAIDPGRKWKGPWRWFDENMLDCCEPLEKVKDKGISFGKVVCLGHCAGANVKAFRTNQSTIDDFRKYVIACSQSDDCHVISSYHRGAFKQTGTGHFSPIGGYHAERDMALILDVARFKYPPHWVPLGLLWEAMDTVDESTGLRRGFMLVSRRQRAPALLYTLSCKHESWITTAKYLMDDVPVLLSSETMKDVKNVLSTVFMSLPFDFAEFIKWVAEIRRKEDGSQGLSEEEKGRLSIKEEVLKLVQETGLYNHVTDILSSQNLVCQPKQAMGHLDSLPSIAASVCCQGAGILTGRSGSSDRFCCRETCVRCYRATNGDKPITVVSGTVVNGNGEQGVDMLVPLSQGEPSCCNSDSCGDSGMHPASNDVLTALLLALPPHTWSGIKDKKLLNEISSLVSTESLPPLLQEEILHLRGQLLMLKRCKDNKVSHQVAVGSSQGMDSLHDDPMFLQKLNFCSKQNSYRKSSQVITDCSINKSLFTHAGVFSLGAMRTGKGYSPSAVSMAEIRSTIACPKSASYNMRSMLARYIGIVI; from the exons AAACTCTTTACTGAGGCCATTCACAATGGAACCATGGAAGGTTTCTTCAAGttgatttcttattttcaGACACAATCAGAACCTGCATATTGTGGTTTGGCTAGCCTTTCAATGGTCCTGAATGCCCTTGCTATTGATCCTGGTAGAAAATGGAAAG GGCCTTGGAGATGGTTTGATGAGAATATGTTGGATTGCTGTGAGCCTCTAGAAAAGGTGAAGGATAAAGGTATCTCATTTGGGAAAGTTGTATGCTTGGGGCACTGTGCCGGAGCTAATGTCAAAGCTTTTCGCACAAATCAGAGCACTATAGATGATTTTCGGAAGTATGTCATAGCATGTTCTCAGTCGGATGATTGTCATGTGATCTCTTCATATCATAGAGGAGCTTTTAAGCAG ACTGGAACTGGTCATTTTTCACCTATTGGTGGATATCATGCTGAAAGGGATATGGCACTGATTCTAGATGTTGCAAGGTTTAAATATCCCCCTCACTGGGTTCCACTTGGCCTTCTTTGGGAAGCCATGGATACTGTTGATGAATCAACTGGATTACGCCGGGG GTTCATGCTTGTATCTAGGCGTCAAAGAGCTCCAGCTTTGCTTTATACGCTG AGCTGCAAACATGAGAGTTGGATCACTACTGCAAAATATCTGATGGATGATGTTCCCGTGCTATTAAGTTCAGAAACTATGAAGGATGTCAAGAATGTACTCTCAACCGTTTTCATGTCTCTGCCATTCGATTTTGCAGAGTTCATTAAGTGGGTGGCGGAGATTCGTAGAAAAGAGGATGGCAGTCAAGGTTTAAGcgaagaagaaaagggaagGCTCTCTATCAAG GAGGAGGTGTTGAAACTAGTGCAAGAAACTGGCCTTTACAATCATGTGACTGATATTTTGTCTTCACAAAACCTTGTCTGCCAGCCCAAACAAGCTATGGGTCACCTTGATAGTTTGCCTAGTATTGCTGCTAGTGTATGCTGCCAAGGGGCTGGGATTCTGACAGGGAGATCTGGCTCATCAGATAGGTTTTGCTGCCGAGAGACATGTGTGAGATGTTACAGAGCTACTAATGGGGACAAGCCCATTACGGTAGTATCTGGGACAGTGGTCAATGGTAATGGAGAGCAGGGGGTTGATATGCTAGTCCCTTTATCTCAAGGGGAGCCTAGTTGCTGCAATTCTGACTCATGTGGTGACTCTGGTATGCACCCAGCTAGTAATGACGTCTTGACAGCACTATTACTGGCATTGCCCCCGCACACATGGTCTGGTATCAAAGACAAAAAGCTTTTGAACGAAATATCTAGCTTAGTTTCAACAGAGAGTCTTCCTCCATTACTTCAAGAAGAG ATTTTGCATTTGCGAGGTCAGCTACTTATGCTCAagagatgcaaagataacaag GTTTCACATCAAGTAGCAGTAGGTTCCTCCCAGGGCATGGATTCTCTACATGATGACCCAATGTTCCTCCAGAAATTGAATTTCTGTTCAAAGCAAAATTCATATCGGAAAAGTTCTCAGGTTATAACAGATTGTTCAATCAACAAATCGTTATTTACTCATGCTGGAGTCTTCTCTCTAGGAGCCATGAGAACTGGTAAGGGCTATTCACCATCTGCTGTATCGATGGCTGAAATCAGATCTACCATTGCCTGCCCAAAAAGTGCATCCTATAACATGCGGAGTATGTTGGCAAGATATATTGGTATTGTAATTTAA
- the LOC105165665 gene encoding succinate--CoA ligase [ADP-forming] subunit beta, mitochondrial, producing the protein MVRGLLGKLASRSLSAAGKWQQQQLRRLNIHEYQGAELMSKHGVNVPKGVAVGSVDEVRKVLQEVFPNQSEVVVKSQILAGGRGLGTFKSGLQGGVHIVKADQVEDIAGKMLGQILVTKQTGPQGKVVSKVYLCEKLSLVNEMYFAITLDRKSAGPLIIACKKGGTSIEDLAESHPELIVKVPIDVFTGITDEDAAKVVDGLSPKVADRNACIEQVKKLYELFCKCDCTLLEINPIAETSDKQLVAADAKLNFDDNAAFRQKEIFALRDPTQEDPREVAAAKADLNYIGLDGEIGCMVNGAGLAMATMDIIKLHGGTPANFLDVGGNASEGQVVEAFKILTSDEKVKAILVNIFGGIMKCDVIASGIVNAAKQVQLKVPVVVRLEGTNVDQGKRILKESGMALITAEDLDDAAEKAVKALSS; encoded by the exons atggTTAGAGGATTGCTGGGAAAACTCGCTAGTCGGTCTCTCTCCGCGGCCGGAAAAtggcagcagcagcagctccGCCGCCTCAACATCCACGAGTATCAG GGAGCTGAATTAATGAGCAAGCATGGAGTCAATGTTCCAAAAGGCGTGGCAGTTGGTTCTGTTGATGAAGTCAGGAAGGTGTTGCAAGAAGTATTCCCCAACCAGAGTGAG GTGGTGGTGAAGTCACAAATCCTTGCTGGTGGACGAGGGCTAGGAACTTTTAAGAGTGGCCTCCAGGGTGGTGTTCATATAGTGAAGGCTGATCAGGTTGAGGACATAGCTG GGAAAATGCTTGGCCAGATACTTGTTACTAAACAAACTGGGCCTCAAGGAAAAGTTGTCAGCAAG GTTTATTTGTGCGAGAAGTTGTCCCTTGTCAATGAGATGTACTTTGCCATTACTCTTGATCGTAAATCTGCTGGTCCT CTTATTATTGCCTGTAAGAAGGGAGGAACCAGTATCGAAGATCTGGCAGAGAGTCATCCAGAACTGATTGTAAAG GTACCTATTGACGTTTTCACTGGAATTACCGATGAGGATGCTGCAAAGGTAGTTGATGGATTGTCTCCGAAGGTGGCTGATAGGAATGCTTGTATTGAACAAGTCAAAAAGTTATATGAACTTTTCTGCAAATGTGACTGCACATTGTTGGAG ATCAATCCTATTGCTGAGACTTCTGATAAGCAGTTGGTAGCTGCTGATGCAAAACTCAACTTTGATGATAATGCTGCTTTCCGGcagaaagaaatatttgcTCTTAGGGATCCAACACAAGAGGACCCCCGTGAG GTTGCTGCAGCAAAGGCTGACCTGAATTACATTGGTTTAGATGGAGAAATCGGTTGTATGGTAAATGGTGCTGGGTTGGCCATGGCTACAATGGATATAATCAAGTTACACGGGGGAACTCCAGCCAATTTTCTTGATGTTGGTGGAAATGCTTCTGAAGGCCAG GTTGTGGAggctttcaaaattttgacttCAGATGAGAAAGTTAAGGCTATTCTTGTGAATATATTTGGAGGAATAATGAAGTGCGATGTAATAGCCAGTGGAATTGTCAATGCTGCTAAACAG GTTCAACTGAAAGTACCTGTGGTTGTTCGTCTTGAAGGCACAAACGTTGACCAGGGAAAAAGAATCCTAAAG GAAAGTGGTATGGCACTAATCACTGCCGAAGATCTAGATGATGCAGCTGAGAAAGCAGTAAAAGCCTTGTCAAGCTGA
- the LOC105165667 gene encoding zinc finger CCCH domain-containing protein 4-like: MRIRKNAKISPLVYATSSLKPGTVIQTHVCQLNQSPWDVKSFSPPSSPPPPPPPPPPPPPSQFDGNDVCGENGSSFDAIPVFQREISAGLKWEDSGGKTSGGKTAAGKAKQPPKDETFVLCCKTDGKSWQCRREAAKGNSLCEHHLSLLKNYNSSSHSKKSEKSSLAEPQRRPRPKRASASSSSNPHEFYYYSGFGPRWGRKRGEASKKAGTDASKNIEIESDLNSAVLSRFQEDDDTDYVEDEEEENEDEDHGNSSRKKRARKPIKARSLKSLM, from the exons ATGAGGATACGCAAGAACGCCAAGATTTCTCCTCTAGTCTATGCGACGTCGTCTCTGAAGCCCGGCACCGTTATCCAGACCCATGTTTGCCAGCTGAATCAATCACCCTGGGACGTGAAGAGCTTCTCGCCACCATCATCTCCtccgccaccaccaccacctccgccGCCTCCTCCGCCCTCCCAG TTCGATGGAAATGATGTCTGTGGTGAAAATGGGAGCTCATTCGACGCCATTCCAGTTTTTCAGAG GGAAATCAGTGCTGGTTTGAAATGGGAAGACTCCGGCGGCAAAACCTCCGGCGGCAAAACCGCCGCCGGCAAGGCGAAGCAGCCCCCGAAAGATGAGACATTCGTCCTCTGCTGCAAGACTGACGGCAAGAGCTGGCAGTGCCGACGGGAAGCCGCAAAAGGAAATTCATTATGTGAGCATCATTTATCCCTATTGAAGAACTACAACAGCTCGAGCCACTCCAAGAAGTCAGAGAAGTCATCACTCGCCGAGCCTCAACGCCGCCCCAGGCCGAAGAGAGCGTCGGCGTCATCATCCTCCAATCCGCACGAATTCTACTACTACTCAGGGTTCGGGCCGCGATGGGGAAGAAAGAGAGGTGAAGCGAGCAAGAAAGCTGGCACTGACGCTAGTAAAAATATCGAGATCGAAAGTGATTTGAACTCGGCAGTACTGTCTCGATTTCAAGAAGATGACGATACGGATTATGTGGAGGATGAGGAAGAGGAGAACGAAGATGAAGATCATGGAAATAGTAGCAGAAAGAAGAGAGCCCGTAAGCCGATCAAAGCTCGGTCCCTTAAATCTCTAATGTAA
- the LOC105165668 gene encoding rho GDP-dissociation inhibitor 1 produces MEGGKREVGGPSSEREKQEVVMVVKMEEGAFDGEEEEDDDDDGELQEGKGVVDNFVPGPLLPLKDQIEKDKEDESLRRWKEKLLGCLESDLNGQMEPEVRFHSIGILSSDFGEISTPFPMNEEQRKRVLFTLQEGSDYRLKLTFSVLHNIVSGLAYTNTVWKAGLKVDQSRGMLGTFAPQREPYVHTLEEETTPSGVLARGVYTAKLKFEDDDKRLHMELDYSFEIRKRS; encoded by the exons ATGGAGGGTGGGAAGAGAGAAGTGGGAGGGCCGTCtagtgagagagagaagcaAGAAGTGGTGATGGTGGTGAAGATGGAAGAGGGGGCTTttgatggagaagaagaagaagatgatgatgatgatggtgagCTTCAAGAGGGTAAAGGGgttgttgataattttgttcctggtcctcttcttcctctcaAAGATCAGATTGAGAAAGATAAG GAAGATGAGAGTTTAAGGAGGTGGAAAGAGAAGCTTCTTGGTTGCCTTGAAAGCGATCTGAATG GGCAAATGGAGCCTGAAGTTAGGTTTCATTCAATTGGGATCCTATCCTCTGATTTTGGGGAAATTAGTACTCCATTTCCAATGAATGAAGAACAGCGCAAACGTGTGCTCTTTACTCTCCAGGAGGGCTCTGATTATCGGCTTAAGCTGACATTCTCTGTTCTTCATAACATTGTATCTGGCCTAGCGTACACGAATACTGTCTGGAAGGCTGGACTTAAAG TTGATCAAAGCAGAGGAATGCTGGGCACTTTTGCCCCTCAACGAGAACCGTATGTGCACACCTTAGAGGAAGAAACTACTCCGTCTGGGGTCCTTGCACGAGGTGTCTACACAGCCAAGCTAAAG TTCGAAGACGACGACAAGAGACTCCATATGGAGCTTGATTACTCCTTTGAGATACGAAAAAGAAGTTAG
- the LOC105165853 gene encoding multiple organellar RNA editing factor 2, chloroplastic translates to MDKPGGEGATKQQMIDCYIQTLAKVVGSEEEAKKKIYNVSCERYFGFGCEIDEETSNKLEGLPGVLFVLPDSYVDAENKDYGAELFVNGEIVQRSPERQRRVEPVPQRAQDRPRYNDRTRYVRRRENMR, encoded by the exons ATGGATAAGCCTGGGGGTGAAGGGGCCACGAAACAGCAAATGATCGATTGTTATATTCAAACCCTTGCTAAAGTCGTCGGAag TGAGGAGGAGgcgaagaagaaaatatataatgtgtCGTGTGAGAGGTACTTTGGCTTTGGTTGTGAGATTGATGAGGAGACCTCTAACAAGCTTGAag GTCTGCCTGGTGTTCTGTTTGTTCTTCCAGATTCTTATGTTGATGCTGAAAACAAGGACTATGGAG CTGAGTTGTTTGTCAATGGGGAGATAGTCCAGAGGTCGCCGGAGAGACAGAGGAGAGTGGAGCCAGTGCCGCAACGAGCTCAAGACAGGCCAAGATACAATGACCGAACTCGTTATGTCAGGCGCCGTGAGAACATGCGGTGA
- the LOC105165854 gene encoding protein NRT1/ PTR FAMILY 5.2-like, with product MSTVMVEERAPVGGTGGYTQDGTLDLKGRPVLRSTTGRWKACYFIVGYEIFERMAYYGIASNLVIYLTQQLHEGTVTSSNNVTNWAGTVWITPLLGAYIADTYLGRYWTFIIASAIYLVGMCLLTLAVSLPSLRPPSCGHEVKAEDCDKRASTLQIGIFYLALYIIAIGTGGTKPNISTMGADQFDDYEPKERFQKLSFFNWWMFSIFLGTLFSNTFLIYIQDNVGWAVGYGLPTAGLAVSITVFIVGTQFYRHKPPSGSPLARMAQVLVATVRKWGVVVPAEPKELYELSLEEYSNSRQFRLDHTSSLSLLDKAAVRTGLNSPWMLCPVTQVEQTKQMLKMIPILVATFIPSTMLAQTQTLFIKQGTTLERSIGPHFKIPPASLAAFITISMLISIVIYDRLFVPFIRKYTQNPRGITLLQRMGIGLVLHVITMITASFAERRRLSVARANGIFKKGETIPLSIFILLPQFALMGVADNFVEVAKIEFFYDQAPEGMKSLGTAYFTTSLGVGYFLSSFLLSTVADVTKKYGKGWILDNLNLSHLDYYYAFYAVLSFINLVFFLVVAKLFVYNTETSHKELELQAAEEEESNKCLDDRASTETSQKNLMPL from the exons atgtcAACGGTGATGGTGGAAGAGAGAGCTCCTGTAGGTGGAACGGGAGGTTACACACAGGATGGTACCTTGGACCTCAAAGGTAGACCCGTCCTAAGATCAACCACAGGCCGATGGAAAGCTTGCTACTTCATTGTTG GGTATGAAATTTTTGAGAGGATGGCTTACTACGGGATTGCATCAAACCTAGTGATATATCTGACTCAACAACTCCATGAAGGAACAGTTACATCCTCAAATAACGTCACAAACTGGGCCGGTACTGTCTGGATAACACCCCTTTTAGGAGCTTATATTGCAGACACATACCTTGGACGATACTGGACCTTCATAATTGCATCGGCCATTTACCTCGTG GGAATGTGCTTATTGACGTTAGCAGTTTCACTACCAAGCTTGAGGCCTCCATCTTGTGGGCATGAAGTTAAAGCAGAAGACTGTGACAAAAGGGCCTCAACCCTGCAAATAGGCATCTTTTACCTGGCCTTGTACATAATCGCAATCGGAACCGGTGGAACAAAGCCTAACATCTCCACCATGGGGGCTGACCAATTCGACGACTATGAGCCCAAAGAGAGGTTCCAAAAGCTATCCTTCTTCAACTGGTGGATGTTTAGCATCTTCCTTGGCACCCTTTTCTCCAACACTTTCCTTATCTACATTCAGGACAACGTTGGCTGGGCCGTCGGCTATGGCCTACCAACAGCTGGGCTGGCTGTATCGATAACCGTGTTCATTGTGGGCACGCAGTTTTATAGGCATAAGCCACCGTCAGGGAGCCCGTTGGCTCGGATGGCTCAGGTCCTGGTGGCCACTGTGAGGAAGTGGGGAGTTGTTGTCCCAGCTGAACCTAAGGAACTCTACGAGCTGAGCTTGGAAGAGTACTCCAATTCTCGCCAATTTAGACTTGATCATACCTCTTCCCTCAG CCTTCTAGATAAAGCAGCGGTGAGAACGGGTCTTAATTCACCATGGATGCTGTGCCCAGTGACTCAAGTTGAACAAACCAAGCAAATGTTAAAAATGATCCCAATTCTAGTAGCAACATTCATACCTAGCACCATGCTGGCACAGACACAGACACTCTTCATCAAACAAGGCACAACGTTGGAACGGAGCATCGGCCCCCACTTCAAGATCCCACCAGCGAGCCTCGCAGCATTCATCACCATCTCCATGCTCATCAGCATCGTCATCTACGACCGTCTCTTCGTCCCTTTCATTCGTAAATATACCCAAAACCCCCGAGGGATCACACTGCTGCAGAGAATGGGCATCGGCCTCGTCCTGCACGTCATCACCATGATCACAGCCAGTTTTGCTGAGAGGAGACGGCTTAGTGTGGCACGAGCAAACGGGATTTTCAAGAAAGGCGAGACGATCCCTCTGTCAATCTTCATTCTTCTGCCTCAGTTTGCTCTTATGGGAGTTGCTGATAACTTTGTGGAGGTGGCGAAGATTGAGTTCTTCTACGATCAAGCACCGGAAGGCATGAAAAGCCTTGGAACTGCATATTTTACAACCAGCTTGGGAGTTGGCTATTTCTTGAGCAGTTTTTTGCTGTCAACGGTGGCTGATGTTACTAAGAAGTACGGCAAAGGGTGGATTTTGGACAACCTGAATCTCTCACATTTGGACTATTACTATGCGTTCTATGCAGTTCTGAGCTTTATCAACCTTGTCTTCTTTCTGGTTGTTGCAAAGCTGTTTGTTTACAACACAGAGACAAGTCATAAGGAACTGGAACTACAAGCAGCAGAAGAAGAGGAGTCAAACAAATGTTTGGATGATAGAGCAAGCACAGAAACTAGCCAGAAGAACTTAATGCCACTCTGA